A genomic window from Chaetodon auriga isolate fChaAug3 chromosome 13, fChaAug3.hap1, whole genome shotgun sequence includes:
- the appb gene encoding amyloid beta (A4) precursor protein b isoform X2 — MGELTAFLLLLVATLTLSSEVPADDSVGLLTEPQVAMFCGKLNMHINVQSGKWESDPSGTKSCIGTKEGILQYCQEVYPELQITNVVEANQPVSIQNWCKKGRKQCRSHTHIVVPYRCLVGEFVSDALLVPDKCKFLHQERMDQCESHLHWHTVAKESCGDRSMNLHDYGMLLPCGIDRFRGVEFVCCPAEAERESDSAELEGEESDVWWGGAETEYSDNSMSRPADTEPATTEDDEDEDEEADTFERDENGDGDEDDDEEEDVTDERDSDERSANVAMTTTTTTTTESVEEVVRVPTMAPSPPDAVDRYLEFPGDDNEHADFQKAKESLEAKHREKMSQVMREWEEAERQAKNLPRADKKAVIQHFQDKVEALEREAAGERQQLVETHMARVEALLNSRRRLALENYLSALQANPPRARQVLSLLKKYVRAEQKDRQHTLKHYEHVRTVDPKKAAQIRPQVLTHLRVIDERMNQSLGLLYKVPSVASEIQNQVSVIVQRVQSELSQQVSSLQSDGRVDGRVSYGNDALMPDQAYSSAPMDPGLDGLGFIHPESFNQPNTENHVEPVDARPIPDRGLPTRPVSALKPEEMPEVRMETEERQNAGYEVYHQKLVFFAEDVGSNKGAIIGLMVGGVVIATVIVITLVMLRKKQYTSIHHGVIEVDAAVTPEERHLAKMQQNGYENPTYKFFEQMQN, encoded by the exons ATGGGAGAGCTCACGGCGTTTCTGCTGTTACTGGTGGCGACCTTGACGCTTTCATCCGAG GTGCCTGCCGATGACTCTGTGGGTTTGCTAACTGAGCCCCAGGTGGCCATGTTCTGTGGGAAGCTCAACATGCACATTAACGTGCAGAGTGGCAAATGGGAGTCTGACCCCTCCGGTACCAAGAGCTGCATTGGCACTAAGGAGGGCATCCTGCAGTACTGCCAAGAG GTGTACCCAGAGTTGCAGATCACGAATGTTGTAGAGGCCAACCAGCCCGTCAGCATCCAGAACTGGTGCAAGAAAGGCCGCAAGCAATGtcgcagtcacacacacattgtggtGCCATACCGCTGCCTGG TTGGGGAGTTTGTGAGTGATGCTCTGCTCGTTCCTGACAAGTGTAAGTTCCTGCACCAGGAGCGTATGGACCAGTGTGAGAGCCACCTGCACTGGCACACTGTAGCCAAAGAG TCCTGCGGAGACCGCTCCATGAATCTCCATGACTACGGGATGCTGTTGCCGTGTGGTATTGACCGTTTCCGAGGGGTGGAGTTTGTCTGCTGTCCGGCAGAAGCGGAACGAGAGTCGGACAGCGCCGAGCTAGAAGGGGAGGAGTCAGATGTGTGGTGGGGCGGAGCTGAGACCGAATACTCTGATAACAG CATGTCGCGTCCGGCAGACACAGAGCCTGCGACCACAGAGGATGACGAAGACGAGGATGAAGAGGCGGACACTTTTGAGAGGGATGAGAACGGAGACGGCGATGAAGAcgatgacgaggaggaggacgtgACAGACGAACGGGATAGCGATGAGCGCAGTGCTaatgttgccatgacaaccaccaccaccactaccacgGAGTCAGTTGAGGAAGTCGTTCGAG TGCCCACCATGGCCCCCAGTCCTCCAGATGCCGTGGATAGGTACCTTGAATTTCCTGGGGATGACAACGAACATGCTGACTTCCAGAAGGCCAAGGAAAGCCTGGAGGCCAAACACCGTGAAAAGATGTCCCAG GTGATGAGGGAGTGGGAAGAGGCTGAGAGACAGGCCAAGAACCTTCCTCGTGCTGACAAGAAAGCTGTCATCCAG CACTTCCAGGATAAGGTGGAGGCTCTGGAGcgagaagcagcaggagagaggcagcagctggtGGAAACCCATATGGCCCGGGTGGAAGCTCTGCTTAACAGCCGCCGACGCCTGGCTCTGGAAAATTACCTCAGTGCCCTACAGGCCAATCCTCCACGg GCTCGTCAGGTGTTGAGCCTGCTGAAGAAGTACGTCCGTGCTGAGCAGAAGGACAGGCAGCACACGCTGAAACACTACGAGCATGTCCGCACAGTTGATCCCAAGAAGGCTGCACAGATCCGACCTCAG GTTTTGACCCACCTACGTGTGATTGATGAGAGGATGAATCAGTCATTGGGTCTACTCTACAAAGTGCCCAGCGTGGCCAGTGAGATCCAAAATCAAGTCT CTGTTATAGTGCAGAGAGTTCAGTCGGAGCTGTCTCAGCAAGTCTCTTCCCTGCAGAGCGATGGGCGG gtggacGGCAGGGTGAGTTACGGCAACGACGCTCTGATGCCTGATCAGGCTTACAGCTCTGCTCCCATGGACCCTGGCCTGGACGGACTGGGCTTCATCCACCCTGAGAGCTTCAACCAGCCCAACACAGAGAAccatg TTGAGCCCGTCGATGCTCGTCCAATTCCGGATAGAGGACTCCCCACACGGCCTG TGTCTGCCCTGAAGCCAGAGGAGATGCCAGAAGTGCGGATGGAGACTGAAGAGAGGCAAAACGCTGGTTATGAAGTTTACCATCAAAAACTG GTGTTCTTCGCTGAGGATGTCGGGTCCAATAAAGGTGCCATTATTGGACTTATGGTTGGAGGAGTTGTCATAGCAACTGTCATCGTCATTACCTTGGTGATGCTGAGGAAGAAACAATATACTTCTATTCATCACGGTGTAATTGAG GTGGATGCAGCAGTGACACCAGAGGAGCGTCACCTGGCCAAGATGCAGCAGAACGGCTATGAGAATCCCACCTACAAGTTCTTTGAGCAGATGCAGAACTAA
- the appb gene encoding amyloid beta (A4) precursor protein b isoform X1: MGELTAFLLLLVATLTLSSEVPADDSVGLLTEPQVAMFCGKLNMHINVQSGKWESDPSGTKSCIGTKEGILQYCQEVYPELQITNVVEANQPVSIQNWCKKGRKQCRSHTHIVVPYRCLVGEFVSDALLVPDKCKFLHQERMDQCESHLHWHTVAKESCGDRSMNLHDYGMLLPCGIDRFRGVEFVCCPAEAERESDSAELEGEESDVWWGGAETEYSDNSMSRPADTEPATTEDDEDEDEEADTFERDENGDGDEDDDEEEDVTDERDSDERSANVAMTTTTTTTTESVEEVVRAVCWARAESGPCHAMLERWYFMPKKGRCAPFLFGGCGGNRNNFESEEYCLAVCSSSLPTMAPSPPDAVDRYLEFPGDDNEHADFQKAKESLEAKHREKMSQVMREWEEAERQAKNLPRADKKAVIQHFQDKVEALEREAAGERQQLVETHMARVEALLNSRRRLALENYLSALQANPPRARQVLSLLKKYVRAEQKDRQHTLKHYEHVRTVDPKKAAQIRPQVLTHLRVIDERMNQSLGLLYKVPSVASEIQNQVSVIVQRVQSELSQQVSSLQSDGRVDGRVSYGNDALMPDQAYSSAPMDPGLDGLGFIHPESFNQPNTENHVEPVDARPIPDRGLPTRPVSALKPEEMPEVRMETEERQNAGYEVYHQKLVFFAEDVGSNKGAIIGLMVGGVVIATVIVITLVMLRKKQYTSIHHGVIEVDAAVTPEERHLAKMQQNGYENPTYKFFEQMQN, translated from the exons ATGGGAGAGCTCACGGCGTTTCTGCTGTTACTGGTGGCGACCTTGACGCTTTCATCCGAG GTGCCTGCCGATGACTCTGTGGGTTTGCTAACTGAGCCCCAGGTGGCCATGTTCTGTGGGAAGCTCAACATGCACATTAACGTGCAGAGTGGCAAATGGGAGTCTGACCCCTCCGGTACCAAGAGCTGCATTGGCACTAAGGAGGGCATCCTGCAGTACTGCCAAGAG GTGTACCCAGAGTTGCAGATCACGAATGTTGTAGAGGCCAACCAGCCCGTCAGCATCCAGAACTGGTGCAAGAAAGGCCGCAAGCAATGtcgcagtcacacacacattgtggtGCCATACCGCTGCCTGG TTGGGGAGTTTGTGAGTGATGCTCTGCTCGTTCCTGACAAGTGTAAGTTCCTGCACCAGGAGCGTATGGACCAGTGTGAGAGCCACCTGCACTGGCACACTGTAGCCAAAGAG TCCTGCGGAGACCGCTCCATGAATCTCCATGACTACGGGATGCTGTTGCCGTGTGGTATTGACCGTTTCCGAGGGGTGGAGTTTGTCTGCTGTCCGGCAGAAGCGGAACGAGAGTCGGACAGCGCCGAGCTAGAAGGGGAGGAGTCAGATGTGTGGTGGGGCGGAGCTGAGACCGAATACTCTGATAACAG CATGTCGCGTCCGGCAGACACAGAGCCTGCGACCACAGAGGATGACGAAGACGAGGATGAAGAGGCGGACACTTTTGAGAGGGATGAGAACGGAGACGGCGATGAAGAcgatgacgaggaggaggacgtgACAGACGAACGGGATAGCGATGAGCGCAGTGCTaatgttgccatgacaaccaccaccaccactaccacgGAGTCAGTTGAGGAAGTCGTTCGAG CCGTGTGTTGGGCTCGTGCTGAGTCAGGCCCGTGTCATGCCATGCTGGAGCGCTGGTACTTCATGCCTAAGAAGGGCCGCTGTGCCCCCTTCTTGTTTGGGGGCTGTGGGGGCAACAGGAATAACTTTGAGTCGGAGGAGTACTGCCTAGCCGTCTGCAGCAGCTCGT TGCCCACCATGGCCCCCAGTCCTCCAGATGCCGTGGATAGGTACCTTGAATTTCCTGGGGATGACAACGAACATGCTGACTTCCAGAAGGCCAAGGAAAGCCTGGAGGCCAAACACCGTGAAAAGATGTCCCAG GTGATGAGGGAGTGGGAAGAGGCTGAGAGACAGGCCAAGAACCTTCCTCGTGCTGACAAGAAAGCTGTCATCCAG CACTTCCAGGATAAGGTGGAGGCTCTGGAGcgagaagcagcaggagagaggcagcagctggtGGAAACCCATATGGCCCGGGTGGAAGCTCTGCTTAACAGCCGCCGACGCCTGGCTCTGGAAAATTACCTCAGTGCCCTACAGGCCAATCCTCCACGg GCTCGTCAGGTGTTGAGCCTGCTGAAGAAGTACGTCCGTGCTGAGCAGAAGGACAGGCAGCACACGCTGAAACACTACGAGCATGTCCGCACAGTTGATCCCAAGAAGGCTGCACAGATCCGACCTCAG GTTTTGACCCACCTACGTGTGATTGATGAGAGGATGAATCAGTCATTGGGTCTACTCTACAAAGTGCCCAGCGTGGCCAGTGAGATCCAAAATCAAGTCT CTGTTATAGTGCAGAGAGTTCAGTCGGAGCTGTCTCAGCAAGTCTCTTCCCTGCAGAGCGATGGGCGG gtggacGGCAGGGTGAGTTACGGCAACGACGCTCTGATGCCTGATCAGGCTTACAGCTCTGCTCCCATGGACCCTGGCCTGGACGGACTGGGCTTCATCCACCCTGAGAGCTTCAACCAGCCCAACACAGAGAAccatg TTGAGCCCGTCGATGCTCGTCCAATTCCGGATAGAGGACTCCCCACACGGCCTG TGTCTGCCCTGAAGCCAGAGGAGATGCCAGAAGTGCGGATGGAGACTGAAGAGAGGCAAAACGCTGGTTATGAAGTTTACCATCAAAAACTG GTGTTCTTCGCTGAGGATGTCGGGTCCAATAAAGGTGCCATTATTGGACTTATGGTTGGAGGAGTTGTCATAGCAACTGTCATCGTCATTACCTTGGTGATGCTGAGGAAGAAACAATATACTTCTATTCATCACGGTGTAATTGAG GTGGATGCAGCAGTGACACCAGAGGAGCGTCACCTGGCCAAGATGCAGCAGAACGGCTATGAGAATCCCACCTACAAGTTCTTTGAGCAGATGCAGAACTAA